One Pseudomonas sp. C27(2019) DNA window includes the following coding sequences:
- a CDS encoding acyltransferase, translating into MLHGFPPLFRGILASLLLALNTLFWCWPLFFFAVLKLILPFAPMQRSLRFAMHWIAESWISVNSFWMRLVQPIKWDVKGLEKLDMTHSWLVTSNHQSWVDILVLQYQFNRRLPFLKFFLKKELIWVPVIGLCWWALEFPFMKRYSKAYLEKHPEKQGQDLATTRKACERYKTNPVSVFNFLEGTRFTPEKHDQQNSPFTHLLKPKAGGIAFVLDAMGEQLHGLVNVTLHYPEGRPKLWDLLSGQIKHIVMRVKVVPIPKQFIGQSYDQDMAYRAEFQEWVNQLWLEKDQQHPLAAFLPP; encoded by the coding sequence ATGTTGCATGGTTTCCCTCCTTTATTTAGAGGCATACTTGCTTCGTTATTACTGGCGCTAAATACACTGTTTTGGTGCTGGCCACTATTTTTCTTCGCAGTCCTAAAACTAATTTTGCCATTCGCGCCCATGCAACGCAGCCTGCGCTTTGCTATGCACTGGATTGCTGAATCTTGGATTTCGGTAAATTCATTTTGGATGCGCCTGGTGCAACCGATTAAATGGGACGTTAAAGGCCTAGAAAAGCTCGATATGACCCATTCTTGGCTGGTAACCAGCAACCACCAAAGCTGGGTGGATATCTTGGTACTGCAGTACCAGTTCAACCGTCGCCTACCCTTCCTCAAGTTCTTTTTAAAAAAGGAATTGATTTGGGTGCCGGTGATTGGCCTCTGCTGGTGGGCGCTGGAGTTTCCATTTATGAAACGCTACAGCAAAGCCTACCTAGAAAAGCATCCAGAGAAACAAGGGCAAGACCTAGCCACTACGCGCAAAGCCTGTGAACGTTATAAAACCAATCCTGTATCGGTCTTTAACTTTCTCGAAGGCACACGCTTCACCCCTGAAAAACATGACCAGCAGAACTCTCCCTTTACGCATTTACTCAAGCCCAAAGCCGGTGGCATCGCCTTTGTCCTAGATGCTATGGGCGAGCAGCTACACGGCCTGGTCAACGTCACCCTGCATTATCCTGAAGGCCGCCCCAAACTCTGGGACTTACTGAGCGGACAAATCAAGCACATTGTTATGCGTGTAAAGGTCGTGCCGATTCCCAAGCAGTTTATTGGGCAAAGCTATGATCAAGACATGGCCTACCGTGCTGAGTTTCAAGAGTGGGTCAACCAGCTGTGGCTGGAAAAAGACCAACAACACCCACTAGCGGCCTTTTTGCCACCATAG
- the pta gene encoding phosphate acetyltransferase: MHTFLLAPTGFGVGLSSISLGVVQALLRSGLKVGFFKPIAQPHPDDTGPERSSALMQATHGISQPKALSLAYVERMIGNGQLDELMEEIVSMHQQIQAEYDIIIVEGMTPSRQANYAERINAYLAKTLDAEVILVSAPSSGDLNELSDRIEMQAQLFGGTKDPKVLGVIINKVEDAPLAGFVERLKSHLPALRKGDLHLIGCIAKNDELNNARTSDFAELIKAKVHNAGDITKRRVQKVILCSRTVANIVPLLQPGVLVVCPGDRDDIILATSLAEMNGVLLAGLLLTGDLTPNPVIMDIGERALQGALPVMSVPTGSYDTAYNLTRLYKGIPISDTQRAKAVTDYIAGYLDQDWLAARCETTRELLLSPPAFRHQLVKRAQAANKRIVLPEGNEPRTIQAAAICQKRGIARCVLLAKPEEVHAIAKAQGIELPADLEIIDPASIRQRFIAPMVELRKSKGLTPQLAAVQLEDTVVLATMMLAEDEVDGLVSGAVHTTASTIRPALQLLKTAPGYNLVSSVFFMLLPDQVLVYGDCAVNPDPDATQLAEIALQSAESAQAFGIDPRVAMISYSTGDSGTGAEVEKVREATRIAREIKPELAIDGPLQYDAASIESVGRSKAPDSLVAGRATVFIFPDLNTGNTTYKAVQRSANVISVGPMLQGLRKPVNDLSRGALVDDIVFTIALTAIQAANMPK, encoded by the coding sequence ATGCATACTTTTTTACTTGCCCCAACCGGGTTCGGTGTTGGTTTATCCTCAATCAGCTTGGGCGTTGTCCAAGCTTTATTGCGCTCAGGCCTGAAAGTTGGTTTTTTCAAACCCATTGCGCAGCCACACCCTGACGATACTGGCCCAGAGCGCTCAAGCGCACTGATGCAAGCCACCCACGGTATTAGCCAACCCAAAGCACTGTCTTTAGCTTATGTTGAGCGCATGATTGGCAATGGCCAGCTCGATGAGTTGATGGAAGAAATCGTCAGCATGCATCAACAGATTCAGGCTGAATACGACATCATTATCGTTGAAGGTATGACGCCATCACGTCAGGCTAACTACGCTGAGCGGATCAACGCCTATCTCGCTAAGACTTTAGACGCTGAAGTTATTCTTGTCAGCGCACCCAGCAGCGGTGACCTCAACGAGCTGTCAGACCGCATTGAAATGCAAGCTCAGCTGTTTGGTGGCACTAAAGACCCTAAAGTTCTTGGCGTCATTATCAACAAAGTCGAAGATGCACCGCTTGCAGGCTTTGTTGAGCGCCTAAAAAGCCACCTACCGGCATTGCGCAAAGGTGATTTGCACCTTATTGGCTGCATTGCTAAGAACGATGAGCTCAACAATGCGCGCACCAGCGACTTTGCTGAGCTGATAAAAGCCAAAGTGCACAACGCCGGTGATATTACAAAACGTCGCGTACAGAAAGTCATTTTATGCTCGCGCACTGTGGCCAACATTGTGCCTTTGTTGCAACCAGGCGTATTAGTGGTATGCCCTGGCGACCGTGACGATATTATTTTGGCCACCAGCTTGGCCGAAATGAACGGCGTACTGCTGGCTGGCTTACTGTTAACCGGCGACCTAACACCCAACCCGGTCATTATGGATATTGGTGAACGTGCACTGCAAGGCGCTTTACCAGTGATGAGCGTGCCAACGGGCTCATACGATACCGCTTATAACTTGACGCGCTTATACAAAGGCATCCCGATCAGTGATACACAGCGCGCCAAAGCCGTCACTGACTACATTGCCGGCTACTTGGATCAAGACTGGCTAGCAGCGCGTTGCGAAACCACGCGCGAGCTGTTGTTGTCACCGCCTGCATTCCGCCATCAGCTGGTTAAGCGCGCACAAGCTGCTAATAAGCGTATTGTTCTGCCCGAAGGCAATGAGCCACGCACCATTCAAGCAGCGGCTATTTGTCAAAAACGCGGCATTGCTCGCTGCGTACTGCTCGCCAAACCTGAAGAAGTGCATGCCATCGCCAAAGCGCAAGGCATTGAGCTGCCAGCTGACCTAGAAATCATTGATCCCGCATCCATCCGTCAGCGCTTTATTGCACCGATGGTTGAACTGCGCAAAAGCAAAGGTTTGACACCACAATTAGCAGCTGTGCAATTGGAAGACACTGTTGTCTTAGCCACGATGATGCTGGCTGAAGACGAAGTGGACGGTTTGGTATCTGGCGCGGTACACACCACTGCCAGCACCATCCGCCCTGCTTTGCAGCTGCTCAAAACTGCACCGGGCTACAATTTGGTGTCATCCGTATTCTTTATGCTGCTGCCTGATCAAGTATTGGTCTATGGTGACTGCGCAGTGAACCCTGATCCGGATGCAACTCAACTGGCTGAAATCGCACTGCAAAGTGCCGAATCAGCGCAGGCCTTTGGTATTGACCCTAGGGTTGCGATGATCAGCTACTCAACCGGTGACTCTGGCACCGGTGCTGAAGTTGAAAAGGTGCGCGAAGCCACGCGCATTGCACGTGAAATCAAACCCGAACTGGCCATTGACGGCCCACTGCAATATGACGCAGCCAGTATCGAAAGTGTTGGTCGCTCAAAGGCACCAGACAGCTTGGTTGCTGGTCGTGCTACCGTGTTTATCTTCCCCGATTTGAACACCGGTAATACCACGTACAAAGCTGTACAGCGCAGCGCTAACGTGATCAGCGTTGGCCCAATGCTGCAAGGCCTGCGCAAGCCGGTAAACGATCTGTCACGCGGTGCTTTGGTTGACGATATCGTCTTCACCATTGCCCTGACTGCGATCCAAGCGGCGAACATGCCTAAGTAA
- a CDS encoding acetate kinase: protein MSSRNILVINSGSSSIKFALVNEDSEEFLIQGLAERLGSSDAVLNWELDGEKHTTLLDGADHLAAFARLLPLVQKASDGKLTGIGHRVVHGGAHFTEASSLSPEVIDVVRRAAVLAPLHNPAGLIGIEAAMDLYPELPHVAVFDTAFHQTMPPHAYRYAVPEHLYTDHHVRRYGFHGTSHMYVSRKAAEMTGLPVEDSCWLTAHLGNGCSTAAVVNGESLDTSMGLTPLEGLVMGTRSGDVDPSLHNHLARTLGWDAQRVETMLTKESGLLGLSGLSNDMRTLIEAREKGDERATLAIEVFCYRLAKSLAGMGCALPKLDGLIFTGGIGENASLVRSKTLDYMRLLNFKLDDAANLKCIRGQGGIISADNHPRVLVIPTNEERQIAVETLALIDANA, encoded by the coding sequence TCTATTAAATTTGCACTGGTTAACGAAGACAGTGAAGAATTTCTTATCCAAGGACTTGCAGAACGCTTAGGCAGCAGCGATGCGGTTTTGAACTGGGAACTGGACGGTGAAAAGCATACCACTTTGTTAGACGGCGCTGATCACCTAGCCGCCTTTGCACGCTTATTACCTTTAGTGCAAAAAGCCAGCGACGGTAAATTAACAGGCATCGGTCACCGTGTGGTCCATGGTGGCGCACACTTTACTGAAGCTTCATCGCTAAGCCCCGAAGTGATTGACGTGGTTCGTCGCGCAGCAGTACTCGCTCCATTGCACAACCCTGCCGGATTGATTGGTATTGAAGCGGCTATGGATCTGTACCCTGAGTTACCCCACGTTGCCGTGTTTGATACTGCTTTCCACCAAACCATGCCGCCCCATGCTTATCGTTATGCGGTGCCTGAGCACCTGTACACTGATCACCATGTGCGTCGCTATGGTTTCCACGGCACCAGCCATATGTATGTCAGCCGTAAAGCTGCTGAAATGACTGGCTTGCCGGTAGAAGACAGCTGCTGGCTTACCGCTCACCTTGGTAACGGCTGCTCGACTGCCGCTGTTGTTAACGGCGAAAGCCTAGATACCAGCATGGGTTTAACACCGCTGGAAGGCTTAGTCATGGGCACTCGCAGTGGTGATGTTGATCCAAGCCTACACAATCACCTAGCACGTACGCTAGGTTGGGATGCTCAGCGTGTTGAAACCATGCTGACTAAAGAAAGCGGCCTGTTAGGCCTCTCTGGCTTATCTAATGATATGCGCACCCTGATTGAAGCTCGCGAAAAAGGTGATGAACGCGCCACCCTAGCAATTGAAGTGTTTTGCTACCGCTTAGCCAAGTCCCTGGCCGGTATGGGCTGCGCCCTACCTAAATTAGATGGTCTAATCTTCACCGGCGGTATTGGTGAAAACGCCAGTCTTGTACGCAGTAAGACTCTAGATTACATGCGCTTACTCAACTTCAAACTTGACGATGCAGCAAACTTGAAGTGTATTCGTGGGCAAGGCGGCATTATCAGTGCTGACAATCACCCGCGTGTACTGGTTATTCCGACCAACGAAGAACGTCAAATTGCTGTTGAAACACTGGCTTTGATCGACGCTAACGCTTAA